From one Buchnera aphidicola (Therioaphis trifolii) genomic stretch:
- the mnmE gene encoding tRNA uridine-5-carboxymethylaminomethyl(34) synthesis GTPase MnmE, with product MTDTIIAQSTPYGRSGVGILRISGSKVQYIANKVLGTLPSPRYAYYSSFLDSIGDVIDQGLAIWFPKPNSFTGEDVLELHGHGNPVILDLLIKSILSFGNIRIARPGEFSERAFLNGKLDLIQAESIIKLINANSEFSIKSSLKSLQGVFSKKINNLINNIINVRMLIETILNFPDEDYNINFYKIKKKIEYIFNDIKKINIIAKSNHTFRERFKFVIVGPTNVGKSSIFNLLSLNDSAIVTNISGTTRDVLNEFINIKGITIQITDTAGFRLTNNIIEKIGINKSWEQIKISDHIFFVLDDTFSLFKKKKIIVKFLKKITHKDKVTFIINKCDLSNRTPQIKKYYNNHTYIIISAKKKYGFKLLKKYLKKLIFQSNHDSIETIFLVRRRHLNILRLIKKQIKYAKINCFILKNIELLAEDLKIIQNMLNEITGSVTSNDILNSIFKNFCIGK from the coding sequence ATGACTGATACTATAATAGCACAATCTACTCCTTATGGAAGATCTGGAGTAGGTATTTTAAGGATATCTGGAAGTAAAGTACAATATATTGCTAATAAAGTTTTAGGAACATTACCTTCTCCAAGATATGCGTATTATTCGTCTTTTTTAGACTCTATTGGCGATGTTATTGATCAAGGTCTTGCAATATGGTTCCCTAAACCAAATTCCTTTACAGGAGAAGATGTATTAGAATTACATGGACATGGTAATCCAGTAATCTTAGATTTATTAATAAAATCTATTTTATCTTTTGGAAATATTCGTATTGCGCGTCCAGGAGAATTTTCGGAGAGAGCTTTTTTAAATGGTAAATTAGATTTAATACAAGCTGAATCTATTATTAAATTAATTAATGCAAATTCTGAATTTAGTATAAAATCTTCTTTAAAATCTTTACAAGGTGTATTTTCAAAAAAAATTAATAATTTAATTAATAATATTATTAATGTAAGAATGTTAATTGAAACAATATTAAATTTTCCAGATGAAGATTATAATATAAATTTTTATAAAATAAAAAAAAAAATAGAATATATTTTTAATGATATAAAAAAAATTAATATTATTGCAAAATCAAATCATACATTTCGTGAAAGATTTAAATTTGTTATAGTTGGACCAACTAATGTTGGAAAATCAAGTATATTTAATTTATTATCTTTAAATGATTCTGCAATAGTTACAAATATATCTGGTACAACACGAGATGTTTTAAATGAATTTATTAATATAAAAGGAATAACAATACAAATTACAGATACTGCAGGATTTAGATTAACAAATAATATTATAGAAAAAATTGGAATTAATAAATCTTGGGAACAAATAAAAATATCAGATCATATTTTTTTTGTTCTTGATGATACATTTTCTTTATTTAAAAAAAAAAAAATAATTGTTAAATTTTTAAAAAAAATAACTCATAAAGATAAAGTAACATTTATAATTAATAAATGTGATCTTTCTAATAGAACTCCCCAAATTAAAAAATATTATAATAATCATACATATATTATAATTTCTGCAAAAAAAAAATATGGTTTCAAACTTTTAAAAAAATATTTAAAAAAATTAATTTTTCAATCTAATCATGATAGTATAGAAACAATTTTTTTAGTGAGACGTAGACATTTAAATATTTTAAGATTAATTAAAAAACAAATAAAATATGCTAAAATAAATTGTTTTATTTTAAAAAATATAGAATTAT